The segment TCGTTCATCCGGCGCTCGAGCCGCTCGACGAGTTCCTCGGCCTCCTCGATCGAATTGGCCTCCAGCCCGGAGACGCCGTCGGTGTCGGTCTTCGAGCCGGGCAGGTTCGTCTCGCCGACGGCCTTCTCGATCGTCCGCGGTTCGTGACCGTGCTTGGCGTTGAAATCGGTCTGGATTTCCCGACGGCGGCGGGTCTCCTCGATCGCCGACCGCATCGAATCCGTCGTCTCGTTCGCGTAGAGGACGACCCGGCCGTTGACGTTTCTCGCCGCCCGTCCCATCGTCTGCACCAGCGTCGTCTCAGAGCGGAGAAAGCCCTCCTGGTCGGCGTCGAGGATGGCGACGAGGCTCACTTCGGGGATGTCGAGGCCCTCCCGCAGGAGGTTGATACCGACGAGTACCTGGATCTCGCCGAGCCGCAGCGAGCGGATCAGCTCGTGGCGTTCGAGCGTGTCCGTCTCGTCGTGCATGTAGGCGACGTCGACGCCTGCGCCCTCGAGGTACTCCGTGAGGTCCTCGGCCATCCGCTTCGTGAGCGTCGTCACGAGGACGCGCTCGCCCTCCGGGATCGTCTCGATACGCTCCATCAGGTCCTCGATCTGCCCGTCCGCGGCGGTGATTTCGATCTCGGGATCGACGAGGTGAGTCGGCCGGACGATCTGCTCGACGACGCCCTCTGAGTGCTCGCGCTCGTAGTCGCTGGGCGTCGCCGAGACGTACAGCGTCCGGTCGGTCTTCTCCTCGAACTCCTCGAACGTGAGCGGGCGGTTGTCGTAGGCGGTCGGCAGTCGGAAGCCGTTGTCGACGAGCGACTCCTTTCGGGATTTATCGCCCGCGAACTGGCCCTTGATCTGCGGGATCGTCTGGTGGGACTCGTCGACGACGGTGAGGAAGTCGTCGGGGAAGTAATCGAGCAGGGTGTACGGGGCCTCCCCGGACTCCCGATCGGACATGTGCACGGAGTAGTTCTCGATGCCCGAGCAGTAGCCCGTCTCCTCGAGCATCTCGATGTCGAACGTGGTCCGCTCCTCGATGCGCTGGGCGGCGACGAGGTCGCCCTGTCGCTCGAAGTACCCCACCCGCCGCTCCAGCAACTCCTCGATCTCCTCGATGGCCTCCCGGAGGGTCTCCTCGGGCATCGAGTAGTGCTCGGCGGGGTGGACCAAGGCGGCCGGCTCCATCGAGACGACCTCGCCGTTCAGCACGTCGACCTTCATCATCCGGTCGATTTCGTCGCCCCAGAACTCCACACGAAGGGCGTGACGGCCGTACATCGGGTAGATTTCGACGGTGTCGCCGCGGACGCGGAAGGTCCCCTGCTGGAAGTCGACGTCGTTT is part of the Natronomonas salsuginis genome and harbors:
- the uvrB gene encoding excinuclease ABC subunit UvrB gives rise to the protein MSDTGPLQPDRPDLDRPFRVDAPFEPAGDQPEAIEELVADYEAGAEKQTLLGVTGSGKTNTVSWVIEQLQQPTLVLAHNKTLAAQLYEEFRNLFPDNAVEYFVSYYDYYQPEAYVERTDTYIDKDMSINEEIDRLRHSATRSLLTRDDVIVVASVSAIYGLGDPTNYEGMAMRLEPGEEVGREGLLERLVDLNYERNDVDFQQGTFRVRGDTVEIYPMYGRHALRVEFWGDEIDRMMKVDVLNGEVVSMEPAALVHPAEHYSMPEETLREAIEEIEELLERRVGYFERQGDLVAAQRIEERTTFDIEMLEETGYCSGIENYSVHMSDRESGEAPYTLLDYFPDDFLTVVDESHQTIPQIKGQFAGDKSRKESLVDNGFRLPTAYDNRPLTFEEFEEKTDRTLYVSATPSDYEREHSEGVVEQIVRPTHLVDPEIEITAADGQIEDLMERIETIPEGERVLVTTLTKRMAEDLTEYLEGAGVDVAYMHDETDTLERHELIRSLRLGEIQVLVGINLLREGLDIPEVSLVAILDADQEGFLRSETTLVQTMGRAARNVNGRVVLYANETTDSMRSAIEETRRRREIQTDFNAKHGHEPRTIEKAVGETNLPGSKTDTDGVSGLEANSIEEAEELVERLERRMNEAAANLEFELAADIRDRIRDLRETFDELDAPDEGVPTPDDEF